A genomic window from Streptomyces brevispora includes:
- a CDS encoding methylated-DNA--[protein]-cysteine S-methyltransferase: MTMYATVDSPLGELLLVGEKAAGPAGVALVSLSLPGQKGAAAVQDGWTLEPGAFAGIAAQLREYFAGRRTRFDIVLADGRGTDFQRRVWAALDEVPYGETVSYGQIAERVGSSGAGVRAVGTAIGRNPLLVVRPCHRVIGADGALRGYAGGLECKERLLGLEGALAVS, encoded by the coding sequence ATGACCATGTACGCGACGGTCGACAGCCCGCTGGGCGAACTGCTGCTGGTCGGCGAGAAGGCCGCGGGACCGGCCGGGGTCGCGCTCGTCTCGCTCTCCCTGCCGGGGCAAAAGGGCGCGGCGGCCGTCCAGGACGGCTGGACCCTTGAGCCCGGGGCCTTCGCGGGAATCGCCGCCCAGCTGCGGGAGTACTTCGCGGGGCGGCGGACCCGCTTCGACATCGTCCTCGCGGACGGCCGGGGCACCGACTTCCAGCGCCGGGTCTGGGCCGCGCTGGACGAGGTCCCCTACGGGGAGACGGTGTCGTACGGGCAGATCGCCGAGCGGGTCGGGTCCTCCGGGGCGGGGGTACGGGCCGTGGGCACGGCGATCGGGCGCAATCCGCTGCTGGTCGTACGGCCGTGCCACCGGGTGATCGGCGCGGACGGGGCGCTGCGTGGTTACGCGGGCGGTCTGGAGTGCAAGGAGCGGCTTCTGGGGCTTGAGGGCGCCCTGGCGGTGAGCTGA
- a CDS encoding YajQ family cyclic di-GMP-binding protein — MADSSFDIVSKVERQEVDNALNQAAKEISQRYDFKGTGASISWSGEKILMEASGEERVKAILDIFQSKLIKRGISLKSLDAGEPQLSGKEYKLFATIEEGISQENAKKVAKIIRDEGPKGVKALVQGDELRVSSKSRDDLQAVQALLKGQDFDFAVQFANYR, encoded by the coding sequence ATGGCCGACTCCAGTTTCGACATCGTCTCGAAGGTCGAGCGGCAGGAGGTCGACAACGCCCTCAACCAGGCCGCCAAGGAGATCTCGCAGCGTTACGACTTCAAGGGCACCGGAGCCTCGATCTCCTGGTCCGGCGAGAAGATCCTCATGGAGGCGAGCGGCGAGGAGCGCGTCAAGGCGATCCTCGACATCTTCCAGTCCAAGCTGATCAAGCGCGGCATCTCACTGAAGTCGCTGGACGCGGGTGAGCCGCAGCTGTCCGGCAAGGAGTACAAGCTCTTCGCCACCATCGAGGAGGGCATCTCCCAGGAGAACGCCAAGAAGGTCGCCAAGATCATTCGCGACGAGGGCCCCAAGGGTGTCAAGGCGCTGGTCCAGGGCGACGAGCTGCGGGTCAGCTCGAAGAGCCGGGACGACCTGCAGGCCGTTCAGGCACTGCTGAAGGGCCAGGACTTCGACTTCGCCGTGCAGTTCGCGAACTACCGGTAA
- a CDS encoding DUF523 domain-containing protein yields the protein MESVLVSACLQGVPCRFDGRGKASPEMAAAIGERRPVSFCPEVAAGLPTPRRPAEIVGGDGHDVLDGRARVVDDTGHDVTEAFLDGAGRALEAARRAGCTEALLMARSPSCGRGAVYDGTFTGELREGDGVAAALLERHGITVRPAPGG from the coding sequence ATGGAATCCGTGCTGGTCAGTGCCTGCCTTCAAGGTGTGCCCTGCCGCTTCGACGGCCGGGGCAAGGCCTCACCGGAGATGGCCGCGGCCATCGGCGAACGCCGGCCGGTTTCTTTCTGCCCGGAAGTCGCCGCGGGGCTGCCCACACCCCGCCGTCCCGCCGAGATCGTCGGCGGCGACGGCCACGACGTGCTGGACGGCCGCGCACGCGTCGTGGACGACACCGGGCACGATGTGACCGAGGCGTTCCTGGACGGCGCCGGGCGGGCGCTGGAGGCGGCACGCAGGGCCGGCTGCACCGAGGCGCTGCTGATGGCCCGCAGCCCTTCGTGCGGGCGGGGCGCGGTCTATGACGGTACGTTCACCGGCGAGCTGCGCGAGGGCGACGGGGTCGCCGCGGCCCTCCTGGAGCGGCACGGCATCACCGTACGTCCGGCACCGGGCGGCTGA
- a CDS encoding SDR family oxidoreductase, with protein sequence MRIVIAGGHGQIALRLERLLAARGDEAVGVIRNPEQSDDLRAVGAEPVVLDLESATVEETAEVLRGADAAVFAAGAGPNSGSDRKDTVDRGAAVLFADAAERAGVRRYVVVSSMGADPDHPGDEVFDAYLRAKGAADAYVRSRTALDWTILRPGMLTNDAGTGQVLLAASTGRGPVPRDDVAAMLLELLDTPATAGLTLELISGNMPVMVAVKDVAGN encoded by the coding sequence ATGCGCATTGTCATCGCAGGTGGACATGGCCAGATCGCGCTGCGGCTGGAGCGGCTGCTCGCTGCACGCGGGGATGAGGCGGTAGGCGTCATCCGCAATCCCGAACAGAGCGACGACCTCCGGGCGGTCGGCGCCGAACCGGTGGTCCTGGATCTCGAGTCGGCCACCGTGGAGGAGACCGCGGAGGTGCTGCGCGGGGCCGACGCGGCGGTGTTCGCCGCCGGTGCGGGCCCCAACAGCGGCTCGGACCGCAAGGACACGGTGGACCGCGGGGCCGCGGTGCTCTTCGCCGACGCGGCGGAACGGGCGGGGGTGCGGCGTTACGTCGTGGTCTCGTCCATGGGCGCCGACCCCGACCACCCCGGCGACGAGGTGTTCGACGCGTACCTGCGGGCCAAGGGTGCGGCGGACGCGTACGTGCGCTCCAGGACGGCGCTCGACTGGACGATCCTGCGCCCCGGCATGCTGACCAACGACGCGGGCACCGGCCAGGTGCTGCTCGCCGCCTCGACCGGCCGCGGCCCGGTACCGCGCGACGACGTGGCGGCCATGCTCCTGGAGCTCCTGGACACCCCGGCGACGGCGGGGCTGACGCTTGAGCTCATCTCGGGCAACATGCCGGTGATGGTCGCGGTGAAGGACGTCGCGGGGAACTGA
- a CDS encoding amidohydrolase family protein translates to MPDSRPRPPDDHAADAANGRESSVLTLCGARLPDGRIVDVRLGGGRIEAVGTAGSLPAPGARTDLRGHLLLPAPAEPHAHSDTALTADSTGPGASGPASRLPEDIQQRATEAALLQLGHGATALRSHVRIGDIQGLTALAAVLQARRSLRGLVDLTPVAVPRLLTGIAGADGLAMLRDAVKMGAGAVGGCPDLDPDPTGYAEAVLEIAAEHDCPVDLHTDSDDPARLARFAAMAGGLRQGVAIGPCAGLSRFTREAAGRAADQLAASGVTVICLPQGGCCGVEGRGTAPVRLLRAAGVRVAAGSGALRDLANPVGRGDPLEAAFLLASQSGLRPEHAYEAVSTGARRAMGLPEVRVEAGFPAELLAVRGDQLTGVLSLAYSRIVVHRGRVVARTSAVREYCDSETGGRPGLPRQGRPETGAGGGP, encoded by the coding sequence ATGCCCGACAGCCGGCCGCGGCCGCCAGACGACCACGCCGCCGACGCGGCCAACGGCCGGGAGAGCTCCGTACTGACCCTCTGCGGCGCCCGTCTCCCCGACGGCCGCATCGTGGACGTACGGCTCGGCGGCGGCCGTATCGAGGCCGTCGGCACCGCGGGCAGCCTCCCCGCGCCCGGCGCGCGCACCGATCTGCGCGGCCACCTCCTGCTCCCCGCACCGGCCGAACCGCACGCCCACAGCGACACCGCACTCACCGCGGACAGCACCGGACCCGGCGCCTCGGGACCGGCCTCGCGGCTCCCCGAGGACATCCAGCAGCGCGCCACCGAGGCCGCGTTGCTGCAACTCGGCCACGGCGCGACCGCCCTGCGCTCACACGTACGGATCGGGGACATACAAGGCCTCACCGCCCTCGCAGCCGTCCTCCAGGCACGCCGCTCGCTGCGCGGGCTCGTCGATCTGACACCGGTCGCCGTACCCCGGCTGCTCACCGGCATCGCGGGCGCCGACGGTCTGGCCATGCTGCGCGACGCGGTGAAGATGGGGGCGGGCGCGGTCGGCGGCTGTCCCGACCTGGATCCGGACCCGACGGGATACGCGGAAGCGGTCCTGGAGATCGCCGCCGAGCACGACTGCCCCGTGGACCTGCACACGGACAGTGACGACCCGGCCCGGCTGGCCCGGTTCGCGGCCATGGCGGGCGGGCTGCGGCAAGGGGTCGCCATCGGCCCCTGCGCGGGCCTCTCGCGGTTCACCCGGGAGGCCGCAGGCCGCGCGGCCGACCAGCTCGCCGCGTCCGGGGTGACGGTGATCTGCCTGCCCCAGGGCGGCTGCTGCGGGGTGGAGGGCCGGGGCACCGCCCCCGTACGGCTGCTGCGCGCGGCCGGGGTGCGGGTCGCGGCGGGCAGCGGGGCGCTGCGGGACCTCGCCAACCCGGTGGGGCGCGGTGACCCGCTGGAGGCCGCCTTCCTGCTGGCCTCGCAGAGCGGACTGCGGCCCGAGCACGCCTACGAAGCGGTGTCCACGGGGGCCAGGCGTGCGATGGGGCTGCCCGAGGTGCGGGTCGAGGCGGGTTTCCCGGCCGAGCTGCTCGCCGTGCGCGGCGACCAGCTCACGGGGGTGCTCTCGCTGGCGTACAGCCGGATCGTGGTGCACCGCGGCCGGGTGGTCGCCCGGACCAGCGCGGTACGCGAGTACTGCGACTCGGAGACGGGCGGCAGGCCGGGACTCCCCCGCCAGGGACGGCCGGAAACGGGTGCCGGCGGCGGGCCCTGA
- the rpmG gene encoding 50S ribosomal protein L33: MAATDVRPKITLACVECKERNYITKKNRRNNPDRLEMKKHCPRCNSHTAHRETR, translated from the coding sequence GTGGCTGCCACCGACGTCCGCCCGAAGATCACGCTGGCCTGCGTGGAGTGCAAGGAGCGGAACTACATCACCAAGAAGAACCGGCGTAACAACCCGGACCGTCTTGAGATGAAGAAGCATTGCCCGCGCTGCAACTCGCACACCGCGCACCGCGAAACGCGCTGA
- a CDS encoding MaoC family dehydratase N-terminal domain-containing protein: MALDQSFVGRTYPPTAPYEVGREKIREFAEAVGDANPAYIDPEAARALGHSDVIAPPTFVFSITFKAAGQVVQDPQLGLDYSRVVHGDQKFVYTRPVRAGDRLTVSSTIESVKSMAGNDILDVRGEVHDESGEHVVTAWTKLVARAAEEA; encoded by the coding sequence ATGGCGCTCGACCAGTCCTTCGTGGGGCGGACGTATCCGCCCACGGCGCCTTACGAGGTCGGCCGGGAGAAGATCCGCGAGTTCGCCGAGGCGGTGGGCGACGCCAATCCCGCGTATATCGATCCCGAGGCGGCCAGGGCGCTCGGTCACAGCGATGTGATCGCGCCCCCGACGTTCGTGTTCTCGATCACCTTCAAGGCCGCGGGCCAGGTCGTGCAGGACCCCCAGCTGGGCCTGGACTACAGCCGGGTGGTGCACGGCGACCAGAAGTTCGTGTACACCCGGCCGGTACGGGCGGGGGACCGGCTGACGGTCTCCTCGACCATCGAGTCGGTCAAGTCCATGGCGGGCAACGACATCCTGGACGTCCGTGGCGAGGTCCACGACGAGTCCGGGGAGCATGTCGTGACGGCGTGGACGAAGCTGGTGGCGCGCGCCGCCGAGGAGGCGTGA
- a CDS encoding MaoC family dehydratase, which translates to MTAKVSYGSVEVGTELPAQSFPVTRATLVQYAGASGDFNPIHWNEKFAREVGLPDVIAHGMFTMAEAIRVVTDWTGDPGAVVEYGVRFTKPVVVPNDDKGALIEVSGKVAALLDDKRVRVDLTAMSDGKKVLGMSRAVVQLG; encoded by the coding sequence ATGACGGCGAAGGTGAGTTACGGGTCGGTCGAGGTCGGTACGGAGCTGCCGGCCCAGTCGTTCCCGGTCACCCGGGCGACGCTGGTGCAGTACGCGGGCGCCTCCGGCGACTTCAACCCGATCCACTGGAACGAGAAGTTCGCCCGCGAGGTCGGACTGCCGGACGTGATCGCGCACGGCATGTTCACGATGGCCGAGGCGATCCGGGTGGTCACGGACTGGACCGGCGATCCCGGCGCGGTCGTCGAGTACGGGGTGCGGTTCACCAAGCCGGTCGTCGTGCCGAACGACGACAAGGGCGCACTGATCGAGGTCAGCGGCAAGGTGGCCGCCCTGCTGGACGACAAGCGGGTGCGCGTCGACCTGACGGCCATGAGCGACGGCAAGAAGGTGCTGGGCATGTCCCGCGCCGTGGTGCAGCTCGGCTGA
- a CDS encoding TetR/AcrR family transcriptional regulator: MSADERRESVIRAAITEFARGGYNGTSTEVIARRVGVSQPYLFRLFPNKQAMFLAAAERCIADTRKVFADAAEGLEGDEALHAMSAAYQRLIVHDPDRLLMQMQMYAAVAAAGAAGDHEFGESLRAGWLQMFDDVALELGADPDAATTFLAYGMLVNTLTSLGYPADHRIWSRFYDSAKPPA, translated from the coding sequence ATGAGTGCGGACGAGCGACGCGAGAGCGTCATCCGCGCGGCGATCACCGAGTTCGCCCGCGGCGGGTACAACGGCACGTCCACCGAGGTGATCGCCAGACGGGTGGGCGTCTCGCAGCCGTACCTCTTCCGTCTCTTCCCCAACAAGCAGGCGATGTTCCTGGCCGCCGCCGAGCGGTGCATCGCGGACACCCGCAAGGTCTTCGCGGACGCGGCCGAGGGCCTCGAAGGCGACGAAGCGCTGCATGCCATGTCCGCGGCCTATCAGCGCCTGATCGTGCACGACCCCGACCGGCTGCTGATGCAGATGCAGATGTACGCGGCCGTCGCGGCGGCCGGGGCCGCCGGGGATCACGAGTTCGGCGAGTCGCTGCGGGCCGGCTGGTTGCAGATGTTCGACGACGTCGCCCTCGAGCTCGGTGCCGATCCCGACGCGGCGACCACGTTTCTCGCGTACGGCATGCTCGTCAACACCCTGACCTCGCTCGGCTATCCGGCGGATCACCGGATCTGGTCCAGGTTCTACGACTCGGCCAAGCCGCCCGCCTGA
- a CDS encoding MFS transporter, whose translation MEQHTKGRSRAVWALVITSIAGFMAALDNLVVTTALPSIRESLGGELGELEWTVNAYTLTFAVLLMFGASLGDRFGRRRLFVIGLSVFTGASAAAALSPGINELIAFRAVQGVGAAIMMPLTLTLLTAAVPPARRGAALGVFSAVTGLAVASGPLVGGSLTEHLSWQWIFWLNVPIGLILLPLARLRLAESYAPDSRLDVPGTLLVSGGLFGIVYGLVNANSNGWTDPVVLAALIAGAALMGGFIRHGFRAKNPMLPMRLFRNRAFFGINMAGLLMFLGMFGSIFLLSQYLQGVLGYSPTEAGLRMLPWTGMPMLVAPIAGVLADRFGGRPVVVTGLALQAVGLGLFAVALAPDASYASQLPGLIVGGIGMALYFAPAASLVMSSVRPGEQGMASGANNALREVGGALGVAVLATVFSSQGGYDSAQTFTDGTVLAVWLGAGVVALAALVALMIPGRRSTPAQAPEQAEVSVPVAA comes from the coding sequence GTGGAACAGCACACGAAGGGCCGCTCGCGAGCAGTCTGGGCCCTCGTCATCACCAGCATCGCCGGCTTCATGGCGGCCCTCGACAACCTCGTCGTCACCACCGCCCTGCCGTCCATCCGCGAAAGCCTCGGCGGCGAGCTGGGGGAGCTCGAATGGACGGTGAACGCGTACACGCTCACCTTCGCCGTACTGCTGATGTTCGGTGCCTCCCTGGGTGACCGGTTCGGCCGTCGCCGGCTCTTCGTCATCGGGCTCAGCGTCTTCACCGGCGCCTCCGCCGCGGCCGCCCTCTCGCCCGGAATCAACGAACTGATCGCCTTCCGCGCGGTCCAGGGCGTCGGCGCGGCGATCATGATGCCGCTGACGCTCACCCTGCTCACGGCCGCCGTGCCGCCCGCCCGCCGCGGCGCCGCGCTGGGCGTCTTCAGTGCTGTGACCGGACTGGCCGTGGCCAGTGGGCCGCTGGTCGGCGGCAGCCTCACCGAACACCTCTCCTGGCAGTGGATCTTCTGGCTGAACGTGCCGATAGGCCTGATCCTGCTGCCGCTCGCCCGGCTGCGCCTGGCCGAGTCGTACGCCCCTGACTCCCGGCTCGACGTCCCCGGCACCCTCCTGGTCAGCGGAGGGCTCTTCGGGATCGTCTACGGCCTGGTGAACGCCAACTCCAACGGCTGGACCGACCCCGTCGTCCTGGCCGCCCTCATCGCCGGCGCCGCGCTCATGGGCGGGTTCATCCGCCACGGCTTCCGCGCCAAGAACCCGATGCTGCCGATGCGGCTCTTCCGGAACCGGGCGTTCTTCGGGATCAACATGGCCGGTCTGCTGATGTTCCTCGGCATGTTCGGTTCGATCTTCCTGCTCAGCCAGTACCTCCAGGGCGTGCTGGGCTACTCGCCCACCGAGGCCGGTCTGCGGATGCTGCCCTGGACGGGAATGCCGATGCTGGTGGCGCCCATCGCCGGGGTGCTCGCCGACCGGTTCGGCGGCCGCCCGGTGGTCGTGACCGGGCTCGCCCTCCAGGCCGTCGGCCTCGGCCTGTTCGCCGTAGCCCTCGCCCCCGACGCCTCCTACGCCTCGCAACTGCCCGGACTGATCGTCGGCGGCATCGGAATGGCCCTGTACTTCGCACCCGCCGCCAGCCTGGTGATGTCCAGCGTCCGCCCCGGCGAACAGGGCATGGCCTCCGGCGCCAACAACGCGCTGCGCGAGGTCGGCGGAGCCCTCGGAGTCGCCGTGCTCGCCACGGTCTTCTCCTCGCAGGGCGGCTACGACTCCGCGCAGACCTTCACGGACGGGACCGTCCTCGCCGTCTGGCTCGGCGCCGGAGTGGTGGCCCTCGCCGCGCTCGTCGCCCTGATGATCCCGGGGCGCCGCAGCACCCCCGCGCAGGCTCCCGAGCAGGCCGAGGTGTCAGTTCCTGTGGCTGCCTGA
- a CDS encoding UDP-N-acetylmuramate dehydrogenase, with the protein MQELHDAPLAPLTTFRLGGPATRLLTATTDAEVVEAVRAADDSGTPLLVIGGGSNLVIGDKGFDGTALRIATKGFVLDGVALELAAGEVWTDAVARSVEAGLAGLECLAGIPGSAGATPIQNVGAYGQEVSSTITEVVAYDRHTRETVTIPNAECDFSYRHSRFKAEPDRFVVLRVRFGLEDAGGLSAPLKYPETARAMGVAEGERVPASAARETVLRLRAGKGMVLDPEDHDTWSAGSFFTNPILDQEQYEAFLTRVTDRLGPEVSPPAFPAGEGRTKTSAAWLIDRAGFTKGYGTGPARISTKHTLALTNRGAATTDDLLALAREVVAGVHEVFGVTLVNEPVTVGVTL; encoded by the coding sequence GTGCAGGAACTCCACGACGCGCCCCTCGCCCCCCTGACCACCTTCCGGCTCGGCGGCCCCGCCACCCGCCTCCTCACCGCGACGACCGACGCCGAAGTGGTCGAGGCCGTACGCGCGGCCGACGACAGCGGCACCCCGCTCCTGGTCATCGGCGGCGGCAGCAATCTGGTCATCGGCGACAAGGGCTTCGACGGCACCGCCCTGCGCATCGCCACCAAGGGTTTCGTGCTGGACGGCGTGGCGCTCGAACTGGCCGCCGGAGAGGTCTGGACGGACGCCGTCGCCCGCAGCGTGGAGGCCGGTCTCGCCGGGCTCGAATGCCTGGCCGGAATCCCCGGCTCCGCCGGTGCGACGCCGATCCAGAACGTCGGGGCGTACGGGCAGGAGGTGTCGTCCACCATCACGGAGGTCGTCGCCTACGACCGGCACACCCGTGAAACGGTCACCATTCCGAACGCCGAGTGCGACTTCTCGTACCGGCACAGCCGCTTCAAGGCCGAACCCGACCGCTTCGTGGTGCTGCGCGTCCGCTTCGGGCTGGAAGACGCGGGCGGCCTGTCCGCGCCCCTCAAGTACCCCGAAACGGCCCGTGCCATGGGTGTCGCGGAGGGCGAGCGCGTTCCCGCCTCCGCCGCCCGCGAAACCGTGCTCCGGCTCCGGGCCGGCAAGGGCATGGTGCTCGACCCCGAGGACCACGACACCTGGTCGGCAGGCTCGTTCTTCACCAACCCGATCCTGGACCAGGAGCAGTACGAGGCGTTCCTCACCCGGGTGACGGACCGGCTCGGGCCGGAGGTGTCGCCGCCCGCCTTCCCCGCGGGCGAGGGACGCACCAAGACCTCGGCGGCCTGGCTCATCGACCGGGCCGGATTCACCAAGGGATACGGCACCGGACCGGCCCGCATCTCCACCAAGCACACGCTCGCCCTCACCAACCGGGGCGCCGCGACCACGGACGACCTGCTGGCCCTGGCCCGCGAGGTCGTCGCCGGGGTCCACGAGGTCTTCGGCGTCACGCTCGTCAACGAACCGGTGACCGTGGGCGTGACCCTTTAG
- a CDS encoding NAD(P)-dependent oxidoreductase has product MRLTVFGATGGIGQEIVRQAVAAGHQVAAVVRDPARLPVPLADVTVHTVARVDDPEALREAVAGRDAVLSGLGARGRKAGGTAERLTRGVLAAMEAEGTRRLLVVSAAPVAPKPADDPLLDRMMLAAIGAILKEVYADLTAMEAALAASATDWTSVRPPKLTNGPLTGTYRTVYGSNPRSGRSISRADVAHAMLALTDDPAAVKQGVGVAY; this is encoded by the coding sequence ATGAGACTCACTGTGTTCGGCGCGACAGGCGGTATCGGTCAGGAGATCGTCCGCCAGGCGGTGGCGGCGGGACACCAGGTGGCGGCGGTGGTGCGTGACCCCGCGCGGCTGCCGGTCCCGCTCGCCGACGTGACGGTCCACACGGTGGCCCGGGTCGATGACCCGGAGGCGCTGCGCGAGGCGGTCGCGGGCCGCGACGCGGTGCTCTCCGGCCTGGGCGCACGGGGCCGGAAGGCCGGCGGAACCGCCGAGCGGCTGACCCGCGGTGTGCTGGCGGCGATGGAGGCCGAGGGGACGCGCCGGCTGCTGGTGGTGAGCGCGGCCCCGGTCGCGCCGAAGCCCGCGGACGACCCGCTGCTCGACCGGATGATGCTCGCGGCGATCGGCGCGATCCTCAAGGAGGTCTACGCGGACCTCACCGCGATGGAGGCGGCACTCGCGGCCTCCGCGACGGACTGGACGTCCGTACGCCCTCCGAAGCTCACCAACGGCCCGCTGACGGGGACGTACCGGACGGTCTACGGCAGCAACCCGCGCAGCGGCCGGTCCATCTCCCGGGCCGACGTGGCGCACGCGATGCTGGCGCTGACCGACGACCCGGCGGCGGTGAAGCAGGGCGTGGGCGTGGCGTACTGA
- a CDS encoding TetR/AcrR family transcriptional regulator, protein MEQQPTRARIIDAAHRLMRTIGLARATTKEIAKAAGCSEAALYKHFPSKEELFVAVLKERLPKVDGILKRLIADPGEGERTVEQNLTEIAREAALFYEQSFPIAASLYAEPRLMNRHNEAMRELGTGPHVPIRGVDAYLRAEQSAGRVRADADTYAAASLLLGACAQRAFAYVALEDGRPPQSLDEFAASTARALLRGIGE, encoded by the coding sequence ATGGAGCAGCAGCCGACCCGCGCCCGCATCATCGACGCCGCTCACCGGCTGATGCGCACCATCGGCCTGGCCCGCGCCACCACCAAGGAGATCGCCAAGGCCGCCGGCTGCTCGGAGGCCGCGCTCTACAAGCACTTCCCGAGCAAGGAGGAGCTCTTCGTGGCGGTGCTGAAGGAACGGCTCCCCAAGGTCGACGGCATCCTGAAGCGGCTGATCGCCGACCCGGGGGAGGGGGAGCGGACGGTCGAGCAGAACCTCACCGAGATCGCCCGCGAGGCCGCCCTCTTCTACGAGCAGAGCTTCCCGATCGCGGCGTCCCTGTACGCCGAGCCGAGGCTCATGAACCGTCACAACGAGGCGATGCGGGAGCTGGGTACCGGCCCCCACGTGCCGATCCGCGGAGTGGACGCGTATCTGCGCGCCGAGCAGTCCGCGGGCCGGGTACGGGCCGACGCCGACACCTACGCGGCCGCGTCCCTGCTGCTGGGGGCCTGCGCCCAGCGCGCCTTCGCCTACGTGGCCTTGGAGGACGGGCGGCCGCCGCAGTCCCTCGACGAGTTCGCCGCGTCGACGGCCCGCGCGCTGCTGCGGGGGATCGGGGAGTAG
- a CDS encoding adenosine deaminase, which translates to MERDVRLLPKAHLHLHFTGSMRPTTLIELADKYGVRLPDALTGGEPPKLRATDERGWFRFQRLYDIARSCLRSPEDIQRLVREAAQEDVSDGSGWLEIQVDPTSYAPLLGGLIPAIEIILDAVDGASRETGLPIRVVIAANRMKHPLDARTLARLAVRYADRGVVGFGLSNDERRGMARDFDRAFAIAREGGLLAAPHGGELSGPSSVRDCLDDLEASRVGHGVRAAEDPRLLRRLAERGVTCEVCPASNVALGVYEKPSDIPLRTLFEAGVPMALGADDPLLFGSRLAAQYDLVRRHHAFTDEELAELARQSVRGSAAPDAVRAKLLAGVDAWLAKPMG; encoded by the coding sequence ATGGAGCGTGATGTACGGCTGTTGCCCAAGGCCCACCTGCACTTGCATTTCACCGGGTCGATGCGGCCCACGACGCTGATCGAACTCGCCGACAAATACGGCGTGCGGCTGCCGGACGCGCTGACCGGCGGGGAGCCTCCCAAGCTGCGCGCGACGGACGAGCGCGGCTGGTTCCGCTTCCAGCGGCTCTATGACATCGCCAGGTCCTGTCTGCGGTCGCCCGAGGACATTCAGCGGCTGGTGCGCGAGGCCGCCCAGGAGGACGTCTCGGACGGCTCCGGCTGGCTGGAGATCCAGGTCGACCCCACCTCGTACGCGCCGCTGCTCGGCGGGCTGATCCCGGCGATCGAGATCATCCTGGACGCGGTGGACGGCGCGTCGCGCGAGACCGGGCTGCCGATACGGGTGGTCATCGCGGCGAACCGGATGAAGCACCCGCTGGACGCCAGGACCCTGGCCCGGCTCGCGGTGCGGTACGCGGACCGGGGCGTCGTCGGGTTCGGGCTCTCCAACGACGAGCGGCGCGGCATGGCGCGCGACTTCGACCGGGCCTTCGCCATCGCCAGGGAGGGCGGCCTGCTGGCGGCCCCGCACGGCGGTGAGCTGTCGGGCCCGTCCAGTGTCCGCGACTGTCTGGACGATCTCGAGGCGTCCCGGGTGGGGCACGGGGTGCGGGCCGCCGAGGACCCGCGGCTGCTGCGCAGGCTGGCGGAGCGCGGGGTGACCTGCGAGGTGTGCCCGGCGTCGAACGTGGCGCTCGGCGTCTACGAGAAGCCCTCCGACATCCCCCTGCGCACTCTGTTCGAGGCCGGGGTGCCGATGGCGCTCGGCGCGGACGATCCGCTGCTCTTCGGCTCCCGGCTGGCCGCGCAGTACGACCTCGTGCGGCGCCATCACGCGTTCACCGACGAGGAACTGGCGGAGCTGGCGCGTCAGTCGGTACGGGGTTCGGCGGCGCCGGACGCGGTACGGGCGAAGCTCCTGGCGGGCGTGGACGCCTGGCTGGCGAAGCCGATGGGCTGA